In Phragmitibacter flavus, a single genomic region encodes these proteins:
- a CDS encoding ABC transporter permease subunit encodes MPDQPSPTSSRPVPERFLASKSTLLLDRFMTRAIQIGGLGIIVAVFGIFFFILMEILPLFGGAEAHEEKSFPLGITGKGVIGVDEWARKPFFFDGNSLRFADLEAKDARLEEMPVPLPEGVISNAIKLEARHNRVVIGTTDGRIGSFRVGYKSQLAVKADDLPAITAEVTMEEFYPLGVPGKPLTTVSYGDGGAAKVLAAVQDVDGTPQVHAMTIVSRRGLMGSSAPTVGGNFDLTPFLKGKPDRIMASNVGDSVMVTDTEGRLYYFHITNGTNLQLRQELQPFSEFEDKRIASIGFVFGDVSVVVTSMEGHQEVWSLYNQEITNPEGIKQTQRLYGQIKTLPKLENATTFFANSLRNKVFMSAGGDYVSMRHTTSESVRWEKKLPFQIKDAILDSKCEHLFFLDTEGTLHRYLYHDPHPESGIRAFFGKIWYEGASQPEYTWQSTSGTDDFEPKLSLIPLIVGSLKGTFYALIFAVPIALLAAIYSANFLPQRIKTIVKPAMEIMASLPSVVLGFLAGLWLAPLIEDKIPSILLTIISLPIGVMILGLVYTKLPVGVRAKVPVGSEYLLLLIPMALLAWIAWSLGPWLESWAFVVTDPGTGRSIADFRLWWPNVTGTPYDQRNCVSVGFMMGFAVIPIIFTITEDALSNVPPQLKAASLALGATRWQMVRTIVLPIASAGIFSALMIGFGRAVGETMIVVMAAGNTPIIDMSIFTGMRTLSANIAVELPEAPVHSTHYRVLFLGAMVLFMLTFALNTVAEIMRHRLREKFKLV; translated from the coding sequence ATGCCTGACCAGCCGTCGCCGACCTCTTCCCGCCCCGTGCCCGAGCGCTTCCTCGCCTCCAAAAGCACCCTGCTGCTCGACCGTTTCATGACCCGCGCCATCCAGATTGGCGGCCTTGGCATCATCGTTGCCGTCTTCGGCATCTTCTTTTTCATCCTCATGGAAATCCTCCCGCTCTTCGGCGGTGCCGAGGCTCATGAGGAAAAATCTTTCCCCCTTGGCATCACCGGCAAGGGCGTCATCGGCGTCGACGAGTGGGCTCGTAAACCTTTCTTCTTCGACGGCAACTCCCTCCGCTTCGCCGACCTCGAAGCCAAAGACGCCCGACTCGAGGAAATGCCCGTGCCTCTTCCCGAAGGCGTCATATCCAACGCCATCAAACTCGAAGCCCGCCACAACCGCGTCGTCATCGGCACCACCGATGGCCGCATCGGCTCCTTCCGTGTCGGCTACAAAAGCCAGCTCGCCGTCAAAGCCGACGACCTTCCCGCCATCACCGCCGAAGTGACCATGGAAGAATTTTACCCGCTCGGCGTCCCCGGCAAACCCCTCACCACCGTCTCCTACGGCGATGGCGGAGCCGCCAAAGTCCTCGCCGCCGTTCAAGATGTCGACGGCACCCCCCAAGTCCACGCCATGACCATCGTCTCCCGGCGCGGCCTCATGGGTTCCAGCGCCCCCACCGTTGGCGGCAACTTCGACCTCACCCCCTTCCTCAAAGGCAAACCCGACCGCATCATGGCCTCCAACGTCGGCGACAGCGTCATGGTCACCGACACCGAAGGCCGCCTCTACTACTTCCACATCACCAACGGCACCAACCTCCAGCTCCGCCAGGAACTTCAGCCGTTCAGCGAATTCGAAGACAAACGCATCGCCAGCATCGGCTTCGTCTTTGGCGACGTCTCCGTCGTCGTCACCAGCATGGAAGGCCACCAGGAAGTCTGGAGCCTCTACAACCAGGAAATCACCAACCCCGAGGGCATCAAACAAACCCAGCGTCTCTACGGTCAAATCAAAACCCTCCCAAAACTCGAAAACGCCACCACCTTCTTCGCCAACAGCCTCCGCAACAAGGTGTTCATGAGCGCCGGAGGCGACTACGTCTCCATGCGCCACACCACCTCCGAATCCGTGCGCTGGGAAAAGAAGCTCCCCTTCCAGATCAAGGACGCTATCCTCGACAGCAAGTGCGAGCACCTGTTCTTCCTTGATACCGAAGGCACCCTGCACCGCTACCTCTACCACGACCCACACCCCGAATCCGGCATCAGGGCGTTCTTCGGCAAAATCTGGTATGAAGGTGCCAGCCAGCCCGAATACACCTGGCAGTCCACCTCCGGCACCGACGACTTCGAACCCAAACTTTCCCTCATTCCCCTCATCGTCGGTTCCCTCAAAGGCACCTTTTATGCCCTCATCTTCGCGGTCCCCATCGCTCTCCTCGCCGCCATCTACAGCGCCAACTTCCTGCCCCAGCGCATCAAGACCATCGTGAAACCCGCCATGGAGATCATGGCCTCCCTCCCCTCCGTCGTTCTTGGTTTCCTTGCCGGTCTCTGGCTTGCCCCGCTCATTGAGGACAAAATCCCCTCCATCCTGCTCACCATCATCTCACTGCCCATCGGCGTCATGATCCTCGGCCTCGTCTACACCAAACTCCCTGTCGGTGTCCGCGCCAAAGTCCCCGTCGGCAGCGAATACCTCCTGCTCCTCATCCCCATGGCTCTCCTCGCCTGGATCGCCTGGTCGCTCGGACCATGGCTCGAAAGCTGGGCGTTCGTGGTCACTGATCCCGGCACCGGTCGTTCCATCGCCGACTTCCGCCTCTGGTGGCCCAACGTCACCGGCACTCCCTACGACCAGCGTAACTGCGTCAGCGTCGGCTTCATGATGGGCTTCGCTGTCATCCCCATCATCTTCACCATCACCGAAGACGCTCTCAGCAACGTCCCGCCACAACTCAAGGCCGCCTCCCTCGCCCTCGGTGCCACCCGCTGGCAAATGGTCCGCACCATCGTCCTGCCCATTGCCTCCGCCGGTATCTTCTCCGCCCTGATGATCGGCTTCGGTCGCGCCGTTGGAGAAACCATGATCGTCGTGATGGCCGCCGGAAATACTCCAATCATCGACATGAGCATCTTCACCGGCATGCGAACGCTCTCCGCCAACATCGCCGTGGAACTCCCCGAAGCCCCCGTCCACTCCACCCACTACCGAGTTCTCTTCCTCGGTGCCATGGTGCTCTTCATGTTGACCTTCGCCCTCAACACCGTCGCCGAAATCATGCGTCATCGCCTGCGCGAAAAATTCAAGCTCGTCTAA
- a CDS encoding PstS family phosphate ABC transporter substrate-binding protein: MKPNIILPLFAIAGVAGFAQAAKPTVDAAIGEYKQVSGVSGNLNSIGSDTLNNLMTLWAEGFNALYPNVNVQIEGKGSATGPPALIEGTAQIAPMSRAMKAEEIDAFEKKFGYKPTEIKVSVDALAVFAHKDNPIKGLTLAQVDSIFSSTRKAGGQDITTWDQVGLSDWAGRAISLYGRNSASGTYGFFKEVALAKGDFKNTVKEQPGSSAVVQGISSDIYGLGYSGIGYMTSGVRAVPLGTEDGKFFEASYENCISGDFPLARFLYLYINRKPDAPADTLTAEFIKYVVSKAGQEIVIKDGYFPIPAAVSEESVKFVK; this comes from the coding sequence ATGAAACCCAATATTATTCTTCCCCTCTTCGCTATCGCTGGCGTCGCAGGTTTCGCTCAGGCTGCAAAGCCTACCGTTGACGCCGCCATCGGCGAATACAAACAGGTCTCCGGCGTCTCTGGTAACCTCAACTCCATCGGTTCCGATACCCTCAACAACCTCATGACCCTCTGGGCTGAAGGCTTCAACGCCCTCTACCCTAACGTCAACGTGCAGATCGAAGGCAAAGGCTCCGCCACCGGCCCTCCTGCGCTGATCGAAGGCACCGCCCAGATCGCTCCTATGAGCCGCGCCATGAAAGCTGAAGAAATCGACGCCTTTGAGAAAAAGTTCGGCTACAAGCCAACTGAAATCAAAGTCTCCGTTGACGCCCTTGCCGTGTTTGCCCACAAGGACAACCCAATCAAAGGCCTCACCCTTGCCCAAGTTGACTCGATCTTCTCCAGCACCCGCAAAGCCGGTGGCCAGGACATCACCACCTGGGACCAAGTTGGTCTTTCCGACTGGGCAGGCCGCGCCATCAGCCTTTACGGACGTAACAGCGCCTCCGGCACCTACGGCTTCTTCAAAGAAGTCGCTCTTGCCAAAGGTGACTTCAAAAACACCGTCAAAGAGCAGCCAGGTTCCTCCGCCGTTGTGCAAGGCATCTCCAGCGACATCTACGGCCTCGGTTACTCGGGCATCGGTTACATGACCTCCGGCGTCCGCGCCGTGCCCCTCGGCACTGAAGACGGTAAGTTCTTCGAAGCCAGCTACGAGAACTGCATCAGCGGTGATTTCCCACTGGCCCGTTTCCTCTACCTCTACATCAACCGCAAACCCGACGCTCCTGCTGACACTCTCACCGCAGAGTTCATCAAATACGTCGTGTCCAAAGCCGGTCAGGAAATCGTCATCAAAGACGGCTACTTCCCAATCCCAGCTGCGGTCTCCGAAGAGTCCGTCAAATTCGTGAAGTAA
- a CDS encoding FG-GAP repeat domain-containing protein, with protein MKFRHAALLTIALSSPLTFAHAQNANAKPAGLKFRVQQLHVDNNEGCAVADYNKDGKLDISAGEYWYAGPDFTEKKPLRRLLPFGKDYMTNNAEHAYDVDGDGWIDIVSGSFMDGEISWFKNPGTEGLANGTPWEKHVLIDTKLQQNEWTTFRDMDGDGIPEFVVNSWNDDNPMACYKLIKNDKGEPAMQQWIIHPAGKSTNGHGLGFGDINGDGLEDIIFKNGWYERPAKDATTQPWKLHNDFTFVHASCPMQVVDLSGDGRADIIWGDGHNYGLWWEERRDDNKDGSTNWRTHLIDNKFSQPHSLEWEDIDGDGQPELITGRRVRGHSGNDPGDNDPGVIYYFKWNKETKTFKRFTIAEGGPGIGLQIRVVDLNGDGKKDVVCAGKSGTHILWNEG; from the coding sequence ATGAAATTCCGCCACGCCGCCCTCCTCACCATTGCTCTCAGCTCGCCGCTGACGTTTGCCCACGCCCAAAACGCCAACGCCAAACCCGCCGGCCTCAAATTCCGCGTCCAGCAACTCCACGTCGACAACAATGAAGGCTGCGCCGTGGCCGACTACAACAAGGACGGAAAACTTGACATCAGCGCCGGTGAATACTGGTATGCCGGACCCGATTTCACCGAGAAAAAACCCCTCCGCAGACTGCTTCCCTTCGGCAAGGACTACATGACCAACAACGCCGAGCACGCCTATGACGTCGACGGCGACGGCTGGATCGACATTGTCAGCGGTTCCTTCATGGATGGAGAAATTTCCTGGTTCAAAAACCCCGGCACCGAAGGCCTTGCCAACGGCACGCCCTGGGAAAAACACGTGCTCATCGACACCAAACTCCAGCAAAACGAGTGGACCACCTTCCGCGACATGGACGGCGACGGCATCCCCGAATTCGTCGTCAACTCCTGGAACGACGACAACCCCATGGCCTGCTACAAACTGATCAAAAACGACAAAGGCGAACCCGCCATGCAGCAGTGGATCATCCACCCCGCCGGCAAATCCACCAATGGCCACGGCCTCGGTTTCGGCGACATCAATGGCGACGGACTGGAAGACATCATCTTCAAAAATGGCTGGTATGAACGCCCCGCCAAAGACGCCACCACCCAGCCTTGGAAACTCCACAACGACTTCACCTTTGTCCACGCCAGCTGCCCCATGCAGGTGGTCGACCTCAGCGGCGACGGTCGCGCCGACATCATCTGGGGCGATGGTCACAACTACGGCCTCTGGTGGGAGGAACGTCGCGACGACAACAAGGACGGCAGCACCAACTGGCGCACCCATCTTATCGACAACAAATTCTCCCAACCCCACTCCCTCGAATGGGAAGACATCGACGGTGACGGCCAGCCTGAACTCATCACCGGTCGCCGAGTGCGCGGACACAGCGGCAACGACCCCGGCGACAACGACCCCGGCGTGATCTACTACTTCAAGTGGAACAAGGAGACCAAAACCTTCAAGCGCTTCACCATCGCCGAAGGCGGACCCGGCATCGGCCTGCAAATCCGTGTGGTTGACCTCAATGGCGACGGCAAAAAAGACGTCGTCTGCGCCGGCAAATCCGGCACCCACATCCTCTGGAACGAAGGTTGA
- a CDS encoding Dabb family protein, protein MFHNVYFWLKADTTSEQRSMFESELIKLKEIPYLVHGFVGKPAPTEERPVTDHSFDYSLTLHFKNLEDHDHYQTKCERHLHFVEVCRPLFDRVVVYDTSPIH, encoded by the coding sequence ATGTTTCATAATGTTTATTTTTGGCTGAAGGCGGACACGACGTCGGAACAACGCTCGATGTTCGAATCGGAATTGATCAAGTTGAAGGAGATTCCTTATCTGGTGCATGGTTTTGTGGGCAAACCAGCGCCGACGGAGGAACGTCCGGTGACGGATCATAGTTTTGATTATTCACTGACGCTGCACTTCAAGAATCTGGAGGATCACGATCATTACCAGACGAAGTGTGAACGTCATCTGCACTTTGTGGAGGTGTGCAGGCCGTTGTTTGACCGGGTGGTGGTGTATGACACCTCGCCGATTCATTGA
- a CDS encoding YHYH protein codes for MVKPVPSTQAAPADATVTITIEGDKRVITANGLPDHATGRFPNRDNPHRITAQRYQFTVPLSPVPAPQPVPLVRQPFGIALNGVVFDPGTAETWQNDRDSGWHYEALGSAFSLGLDTNHGHVQPSGAYHYHGIPVALLERLSGGRPGLTLLGWAADGYPIYGRWGYRDARDAATEIVVLRSSYRLKSGLRPTSNGQPGCTYDGVFIEDFEFVAGSGDLDACGGRFGVSPEFPKGTYHYVLTDDFPFVPRLFYGTPDPSFARRGGPGPNNARRPPPRGNAP; via the coding sequence GTGGTCAAACCTGTTCCATCCACCCAGGCCGCACCCGCTGATGCGACGGTTACGATCACCATTGAGGGTGACAAACGTGTCATTACCGCCAACGGCCTGCCTGACCATGCCACCGGTCGCTTCCCCAATCGGGACAATCCACACCGCATCACCGCCCAGCGCTATCAGTTCACGGTGCCGCTCTCGCCTGTTCCTGCCCCCCAACCTGTGCCACTCGTGCGCCAGCCTTTCGGCATCGCGCTCAACGGTGTTGTCTTCGATCCCGGCACGGCTGAGACTTGGCAAAACGACCGCGACTCGGGCTGGCACTACGAGGCGCTTGGAAGTGCGTTTTCGCTCGGTCTAGACACGAATCACGGTCACGTGCAGCCATCGGGAGCCTATCACTATCATGGCATTCCGGTCGCTCTGCTTGAACGCCTCTCCGGCGGACGACCGGGTCTCACGCTCCTGGGATGGGCAGCCGACGGATACCCAATTTACGGTCGCTGGGGTTACCGCGATGCACGGGATGCCGCCACCGAGATCGTTGTCCTGCGCTCCAGTTACCGCCTCAAATCCGGCTTGCGTCCGACCTCGAACGGGCAACCCGGATGCACCTACGATGGGGTTTTCATTGAGGATTTTGAGTTCGTCGCTGGCTCCGGCGATCTCGACGCGTGCGGAGGCCGCTTCGGCGTCAGCCCCGAGTTTCCGAAGGGCACCTATCATTACGTGCTCACTGATGACTTTCCTTTCGTCCCGCGCCTCTTTTACGGAACGCCGGATCCGAGTTTTGCCCGTCGTGGTGGCCCTGGCCCGAACAACGCCCGCCGCCCGCCGCCTCGCGGCAACGCGCCTTGA
- the moaC gene encoding cyclic pyranopterin monophosphate synthase MoaC gives MSLTHINEQGKASMVDVSAKPVMAREAVARGRIQLQAATLELIRQNEIKKGDVLAVARIAGVQAAKQTANLIPLCHQLPLSKVGMDFEFEEDGISVTAVAKTAAQTGVEMEALTAVSVALLTIYDMCKAVDKAMRLDGVHLVSKTKEVIE, from the coding sequence ATGTCGCTTACACATATCAATGAACAGGGCAAGGCCAGCATGGTGGATGTGTCTGCAAAGCCGGTGATGGCGAGGGAGGCAGTTGCCAGGGGGCGGATTCAGTTGCAGGCGGCCACGTTGGAGTTGATCCGGCAGAATGAAATCAAAAAAGGTGATGTGCTGGCGGTGGCACGGATCGCGGGCGTCCAGGCGGCGAAGCAGACGGCGAATTTGATTCCGTTGTGTCATCAGTTGCCGCTGAGCAAGGTGGGGATGGACTTCGAGTTTGAGGAAGACGGGATCAGCGTGACGGCGGTGGCGAAGACGGCGGCACAAACAGGGGTGGAGATGGAGGCGTTGACGGCGGTTAGTGTGGCGTTGCTGACGATCTACGACATGTGCAAGGCGGTGGACAAGGCGATGCGGCTTGACGGAGTGCATTTGGTGAGCAAGACGAAGGAAGTCATTGAGTGA
- a CDS encoding MogA/MoaB family molybdenum cofactor biosynthesis protein: protein MNAVFQSPLVGIAANVAPILVGIVTVSDRASAGEYEDQAGPALQGVVEQRGWKVLAQALVPDEIGMIQQAVKSLAAQGCGLVLTTGGTGMAERDVTPEALRGLMRVELPGFGELMRMRSVALTPNAILSRCLAVVVEDALVIALPGKPQGAVDCLGFVSGAVPHAVKLARREPTSC, encoded by the coding sequence ATGAATGCTGTTTTCCAAAGTCCGCTGGTTGGTATCGCTGCCAATGTTGCACCGATCCTAGTGGGAATCGTGACGGTGTCGGATCGTGCGAGTGCCGGTGAATACGAGGACCAGGCGGGGCCGGCGTTGCAGGGAGTGGTGGAACAGCGGGGATGGAAGGTGTTGGCGCAAGCGTTGGTGCCCGATGAGATCGGCATGATTCAACAAGCTGTGAAGTCGCTGGCGGCGCAGGGATGTGGCTTGGTGTTGACGACCGGTGGAACGGGCATGGCGGAACGCGATGTGACACCGGAGGCGTTGCGTGGGTTGATGCGGGTGGAGTTGCCGGGTTTTGGGGAGTTGATGAGGATGAGGTCAGTGGCGTTGACGCCGAATGCGATTTTGAGCCGTTGTCTGGCGGTGGTGGTGGAGGATGCGCTGGTGATTGCACTGCCGGGCAAACCGCAGGGGGCGGTGGATTGTTTGGGGTTTGTGTCAGGAGCGGTGCCGCATGCGGTGAAACTGGCGCGGCGTGAACCCACCAGTTGCTGA
- a CDS encoding secondary thiamine-phosphate synthase enzyme YjbQ, with protein MNAHAETFGINTRGKGTYEITELAQRVVRASGIRTGTATVFVQHTSCSLVIFENADPSARTDLHAYFDRLVPEDAPYFVHTHEGPDDMPSHLRMVLTRTSEVIPVVNGELALGTWQGLFLFEHRRAPHERKIVVSVLGV; from the coding sequence ATGAATGCACACGCTGAAACTTTTGGCATCAACACCCGGGGCAAAGGGACGTATGAAATCACCGAGCTGGCACAGCGGGTGGTGCGGGCCAGTGGGATACGGACTGGAACAGCCACGGTGTTTGTGCAGCACACGAGTTGCAGTCTGGTAATTTTCGAGAATGCGGATCCATCGGCGCGGACCGATTTGCATGCGTATTTCGATCGCCTGGTTCCAGAAGATGCGCCGTATTTTGTGCATACTCATGAAGGCCCGGATGACATGCCGAGTCATTTGCGCATGGTGCTGACAAGGACCAGTGAAGTCATCCCGGTGGTGAATGGGGAACTGGCGCTGGGGACCTGGCAGGGATTGTTTTTGTTTGAGCATCGGCGGGCACCGCATGAGCGAAAGATCGTGGTGTCTGTTTTGGGAGTTTGA
- a CDS encoding Zn-dependent hydrolase — protein MISPTRTIDELKELRALTGDEEGAQRLAFTDTWVVARSWLMSKLQELPVETHRDAAGNLWSTLKGESEKAVLIGGHIDSVPNGGWLDGSLNVLAGLEVLRRVAAQYDGRPPVTVRLVDWADEEGARFGMSLFGSSACAGSLDVEVARGLVDKQGVSLPEGLQRVGIDFEKVKESHAELENAAAYVELHIEQGPVLLDLDLPLGAVLGTFGVERNAIIFRGQAAHSGSTPMNRRKDALLAAAKMSLEIYNIAELHGGVCTIGSCVTKPGIVTSVVEECRITLDQRHLDPAALAEMLKDARKASERFATEGKVVVEWEPIWSIPPRPFDEALIDFCDEAIRETCGVSHRLPSGPLHDAAEMAGAGIPTVMMFTQSLHGISHNKIEDTKEEHLELAVLALDRLVGKVMERVAAAS, from the coding sequence ATGATTTCACCCACGCGCACGATTGACGAGTTAAAGGAGCTGCGGGCGTTGACGGGGGATGAGGAAGGGGCGCAGCGGCTCGCGTTTACGGATACCTGGGTGGTGGCAAGGTCGTGGTTAATGAGCAAGCTGCAGGAATTGCCGGTGGAAACGCATCGGGATGCGGCGGGCAATTTGTGGAGCACGCTGAAAGGGGAGTCGGAGAAGGCGGTGTTGATTGGCGGTCATATCGATTCCGTTCCGAACGGAGGCTGGCTGGATGGATCGTTGAATGTGCTGGCGGGATTGGAGGTGCTGAGGCGGGTCGCGGCGCAATACGATGGACGGCCTCCGGTAACGGTGAGGTTGGTGGATTGGGCGGATGAGGAAGGAGCGCGTTTTGGCATGAGTCTGTTTGGATCCTCGGCTTGCGCGGGGAGTCTGGATGTGGAGGTGGCGCGGGGATTGGTGGACAAGCAGGGGGTGAGTTTGCCGGAGGGTTTGCAGCGGGTTGGCATTGATTTTGAAAAGGTGAAGGAGAGTCATGCCGAGTTGGAAAATGCGGCGGCTTATGTGGAGTTGCACATTGAACAGGGACCGGTGCTGCTGGATCTGGATCTGCCGTTGGGTGCGGTGCTGGGGACGTTTGGGGTGGAGAGGAATGCGATCATTTTTCGAGGTCAGGCGGCGCATTCAGGAAGCACGCCGATGAATCGTCGCAAGGATGCTTTGCTGGCGGCGGCGAAGATGAGTTTGGAGATTTACAACATCGCGGAATTGCATGGCGGGGTTTGCACGATCGGGTCGTGTGTGACGAAGCCGGGGATTGTGACGAGTGTGGTGGAGGAGTGTCGGATCACGCTCGATCAAAGGCATCTGGATCCGGCTGCCTTGGCGGAGATGTTGAAGGATGCGCGGAAGGCGAGCGAGCGGTTTGCGACGGAAGGGAAGGTGGTGGTGGAATGGGAGCCGATCTGGTCGATCCCGCCGCGTCCGTTTGATGAGGCGTTGATCGATTTTTGTGATGAGGCGATCAGGGAGACGTGCGGGGTGTCGCATCGATTGCCGTCAGGGCCGTTGCATGATGCGGCGGAGATGGCGGGGGCGGGGATCCCGACGGTGATGATGTTCACGCAGAGTTTGCATGGGATCAGTCACAACAAGATCGAGGATACGAAAGAGGAGCACTTGGAGTTGGCGGTGCTGGCCTTGGACCGGTTGGTGGGCAAGGTGATGGAGAGGGTGGCCGCAGCGAGCTAA
- a CDS encoding DUF3820 family protein, giving the protein MDDIQQRMVDDLKAIGTMRMPFGKYGPASFPPDGVPIYDLPAEYLGWFASKNSWPKGRLGELLRIVHQMKADGSDTAFDPLRKANGGPTQFRKPRQREWRASDD; this is encoded by the coding sequence ATGGACGACATCCAACAACGCATGGTGGACGACCTCAAAGCCATCGGCACCATGCGCATGCCGTTTGGTAAATACGGCCCTGCATCCTTCCCACCCGATGGCGTCCCCATCTACGATCTCCCCGCCGAATACCTTGGCTGGTTTGCCAGCAAAAACTCCTGGCCAAAAGGTCGGCTTGGCGAACTGCTTCGTATCGTGCATCAAATGAAAGCCGACGGTTCCGACACCGCCTTCGACCCCCTACGCAAAGCCAATGGCGGCCCCACCCAGTTCCGCAAACCCCGCCAGCGCGAATGGCGTGCCAGCGATGACTGA
- the metX gene encoding homoserine O-acetyltransferase MetX, with protein sequence MSASVSFTTQAQFARIATPGQPFAFDSGSVMDDLTLAYETYGTLNARKNNAILLFHALSGTQHAAGYCESVPGTSQRWTDDCKHGWWDLFIGPGKALDTDKFFIICANYLGGCYGTSGPTSINPATGNPYGPDFPQVTSADVVRSQVRLLDQLGINKLHAVLGNSIGGLLTLNLATMFPERVHLVISCASGLRTTVLSRLTVFEQVLAIENDPHFQGGNYDESKAPELGLALARMISHKTFVHLDAIERRARGEVQQRNNALGWYQLSHNVESYMLHQGRKFVKRFDANTYLRICNLWLRYDPLRAAGVETTEQLFAISAAAGHKWLVFSIDSDFCFYPEEQAELVRALETSQVPVMHITTHSDKGHDSFLLEPELYTPHLAYTLMQADASLPPIEEREEATEFGM encoded by the coding sequence ATGTCAGCATCCGTTTCCTTCACCACGCAGGCTCAGTTCGCCCGCATCGCTACGCCCGGCCAGCCGTTCGCCTTTGACAGTGGTTCCGTGATGGATGACCTCACCCTCGCTTACGAAACCTACGGCACCCTCAACGCCCGCAAAAACAACGCCATTCTTTTGTTCCATGCGCTCTCCGGAACACAACATGCCGCCGGTTATTGTGAAAGCGTTCCCGGCACCAGCCAGCGCTGGACCGATGATTGCAAACACGGCTGGTGGGACCTCTTCATCGGACCCGGCAAGGCGCTCGACACCGACAAGTTCTTCATCATTTGCGCCAACTACCTTGGCGGTTGTTACGGCACGAGCGGTCCGACCTCGATCAACCCTGCCACCGGCAACCCCTACGGTCCCGACTTCCCTCAAGTCACCAGTGCCGACGTCGTTCGTTCCCAAGTGCGATTGCTGGATCAACTCGGCATCAACAAACTCCACGCCGTGCTCGGCAACTCCATCGGCGGACTCCTCACGCTCAACCTCGCCACCATGTTCCCTGAGCGTGTGCACCTGGTTATCTCCTGCGCCAGCGGTCTGCGCACCACCGTCCTCAGTCGGCTCACCGTTTTTGAACAGGTCCTCGCGATTGAAAACGATCCCCACTTCCAGGGCGGCAATTACGACGAAAGCAAAGCGCCCGAACTCGGCCTTGCTCTTGCACGCATGATCTCCCACAAAACGTTTGTCCATCTCGATGCCATCGAGCGCCGCGCCCGTGGCGAAGTGCAGCAACGCAACAATGCCCTGGGCTGGTATCAGCTCAGCCACAATGTGGAAAGCTACATGCTTCATCAAGGTCGCAAGTTCGTGAAACGATTTGATGCCAACACCTACCTGCGCATCTGCAACCTCTGGCTTCGCTACGATCCCCTGCGTGCCGCCGGAGTTGAAACCACTGAACAACTCTTCGCCATCTCCGCCGCCGCCGGACACAAATGGCTCGTCTTCAGCATCGACTCCGACTTCTGCTTCTACCCGGAAGAACAGGCCGAACTCGTCCGCGCGCTCGAAACTAGTCAGGTGCCCGTGATGCACATCACCACGCACTCCGACAAAGGCCACGACTCCTTCCTTCTCGAACCCGAGCTTTACACCCCTCATCTCGCCTACACCCTCATGCAGGCCGATGCCAGTTTGCCCCCGATCGAAGAACGCGAAGAAGCCACCGAGTTCGGCATGTAA